In Bacteroidota bacterium, a single window of DNA contains:
- a CDS encoding proline--tRNA ligase → MAKEITSRAQDYSQWYNDLVLKGGLADYSAVRGCMVIKPYGYALWENMRDVLDKMFKDTGHVNAYFPLFVPKSFLEKEEGHAEGFAKECAIVTHYRLKSDPNSKGKLMVDPDAKLEEELIIRPTSEAIIWNSYKDWIQSYRDLPLLINQWANVVRWEMRTRLFLRTAEFLWQEGHTAHATAEEAIVEAKKMLDVYATFVEEYMALPVIKGVKTASERFAGAIDTYCIEALMQDGKALQAGTSHFLGQNFAKAFDVKFSNKENQLEYVWATSWGVSTRLVGALVMAHSDDDGLILPPKIAPWQVVIVPIYKGEEQKALIDSKVLPLIDQLKSLGIRVKYDDNDNARPGWKFAEYEMKGVPVRLAIGARDLENNVVEVARRDTKEKKSVSLDGIANSVKNLLDEIQQAMYNKALAHRAEHITNVDSWSEFEKLLDDKGGFLAAHWDGTAETEAEIKEKTKATIRCIPLNNASEEGKCILTGKPSTQRVLFARAY, encoded by the coding sequence ATGGCAAAAGAGATTACTTCCCGGGCCCAGGATTATTCCCAATGGTATAATGACCTTGTTCTGAAAGGCGGACTCGCAGATTATTCAGCAGTTCGTGGTTGTATGGTAATAAAACCTTACGGCTATGCACTCTGGGAAAATATGAGAGATGTTTTGGATAAAATGTTCAAAGACACAGGACATGTAAATGCGTATTTCCCACTGTTCGTGCCTAAAAGTTTTTTGGAAAAAGAAGAAGGCCATGCCGAAGGATTTGCAAAGGAATGTGCTATCGTTACACACTATCGTTTGAAGAGCGATCCAAATTCGAAAGGAAAACTTATGGTTGATCCTGATGCAAAGCTTGAGGAGGAATTAATCATTCGTCCAACGAGTGAAGCAATCATCTGGAATTCTTATAAAGATTGGATACAAAGCTATCGTGACCTCCCGTTACTGATAAACCAATGGGCCAATGTGGTGCGTTGGGAAATGCGTACCCGGTTATTCCTTCGTACAGCTGAGTTTTTATGGCAGGAGGGACATACAGCACATGCAACTGCAGAAGAAGCAATAGTTGAAGCAAAGAAAATGCTGGATGTCTATGCTACGTTTGTTGAAGAATATATGGCTTTACCGGTTATCAAAGGTGTGAAAACGGCAAGTGAAAGATTTGCAGGAGCTATCGATACTTATTGTATCGAGGCATTGATGCAGGATGGAAAAGCCCTGCAAGCCGGCACATCACATTTTCTTGGACAAAACTTTGCAAAAGCATTTGATGTTAAGTTCTCCAATAAAGAGAACCAACTTGAATATGTATGGGCTACAAGCTGGGGAGTAAGTACAAGGTTAGTCGGTGCTTTGGTAATGGCACATAGTGATGATGATGGGTTAATTCTTCCTCCGAAGATTGCTCCATGGCAGGTAGTGATTGTACCGATATACAAAGGCGAAGAACAAAAAGCATTGATTGATTCCAAAGTACTGCCATTGATTGACCAATTAAAATCTTTAGGCATCCGGGTGAAGTATGATGATAATGATAATGCAAGACCGGGTTGGAAATTTGCTGAGTATGAAATGAAAGGAGTGCCAGTTCGTTTGGCAATCGGTGCAAGGGATCTGGAGAATAATGTAGTGGAAGTAGCAAGACGTGATACGAAAGAAAAGAAATCTGTTTCATTAGATGGTATAGCTAATTCTGTAAAGAACCTGCTGGATGAAATACAACAGGCTATGTATAATAAAGCATTGGCACACCGTGCTGAACATATTACGAATGTTGACAGCTGGAGTGAGTTTGAAAAACTGCTGGATGATAAAGGTGGTTTTCTTGCTGCACACTGGGACGGCACTGCTGAAACTGAAGCGGAGATAAAAGAAAAGACAAAGGCAACCATTCGCTGCATTCCTTTGAACAACGCATCTGAAGAAGGCAAATGTATTCTGACAGGTAAACCTTCAACGCAAAGAGTGTTGTTTGCAAGAGCTTACTAA
- a CDS encoding RDD family protein: MAVLKIPTNFNIDLEFEIPEFYRRLFALLIDVLIEFFYFRIALKILESIVSSGDFFDEGSNFNIIALSILLFLPILLYHVVFEITMNGQSIGKRIMRLRVVDENGGRPGISQYLIRWLLRISDVWIIFIIATLVTSPFWFGNAQSAFIILAALAFLITDIILIVSSKKGQRIGDILARTIVIRINTKADIEDTVFQEVADSYIPVFPEIMKLGDKDINAIKSILDTSRKKGDFNLAANAADKIKNHLNIKTALSPFDFLETALKDYNYLSTK; the protein is encoded by the coding sequence ATGGCGGTACTGAAAATACCTACTAATTTTAACATTGACCTTGAATTTGAAATACCCGAGTTCTACCGCCGGTTATTTGCCCTGTTGATAGATGTACTGATCGAGTTTTTCTATTTCCGTATTGCCCTGAAAATTCTTGAATCTATTGTTAGCAGTGGTGATTTTTTTGATGAGGGATCAAACTTCAATATAATTGCTCTTAGCATCCTTTTATTTTTACCGATCCTTCTTTATCATGTTGTGTTTGAAATAACCATGAACGGACAAAGTATCGGCAAACGCATCATGCGGTTGCGGGTAGTGGATGAAAACGGTGGCCGGCCCGGCATCAGTCAGTATCTCATACGTTGGCTGCTTCGCATTTCTGATGTGTGGATCATTTTTATTATCGCTACACTCGTTACCAGCCCTTTCTGGTTCGGGAATGCTCAATCAGCCTTTATCATCCTTGCTGCGTTGGCATTTCTTATCACCGATATTATTCTTATCGTTTCTTCAAAAAAAGGGCAACGTATCGGTGATATACTTGCAAGAACAATTGTGATAAGAATTAATACAAAGGCAGATATTGAAGACACCGTTTTCCAGGAAGTAGCCGATAGTTACATTCCTGTTTTCCCTGAAATTATGAAGCTGGGTGATAAGGATATTAACGCTATTAAAAGTATACTGGACACTTCCCGTAAGAAAGGCGATTTTAATTTGGCCGCTAATGCTGCCGATAAAATAAAGAACCATCTCAATATCAAAACGGCACTTTCACCTTTTGATTTCCTGGAAACTGCATTGAAAGATTACAATTATTTAAGCACAAAATAA
- a CDS encoding stage II sporulation protein M has translation MREALFIKKNKDRWVKNQQMPPDDPDEMAKEFTQLVDDLAYAKTFYPSGKVTKYINTEASKIYLSIYKNRKEESNRIATFWKKDLPLVIRKHHGVILFTFAIFLIFFIIGYFTSKQDEELVRNMFGDNYVNETVSNIEKGNPFGIYEGGNPFSMWLYIMVNNIRVMLLGYTSGLFCGVPTTIILANNAGMVGVFDQMFAAQGLGINFWIVVFVHGTLEITALIIGAAAGIILGKSFLFPGTIRRWDAFKNGAKDSIKIIVGLLPVLALAAFFESFITRLYNDISVFTTLVFGLSVLFVIWYFILYPIRVQKKLSVKLNEEEV, from the coding sequence ATGCGTGAAGCACTTTTTATAAAAAAAAATAAAGACCGCTGGGTTAAAAACCAGCAAATGCCACCCGACGACCCGGATGAAATGGCAAAAGAATTTACCCAATTGGTAGATGATCTTGCGTATGCCAAAACATTTTATCCATCCGGTAAAGTGACAAAATACATTAATACCGAAGCTTCAAAAATTTATCTTAGTATTTATAAGAACCGGAAAGAAGAATCTAACCGGATCGCCACATTCTGGAAAAAAGACCTGCCACTTGTTATCCGCAAGCATCATGGAGTTATACTTTTTACGTTTGCGATCTTCCTTATTTTTTTTATTATCGGCTATTTTACTTCAAAGCAGGATGAGGAACTGGTGAGAAATATGTTTGGCGATAATTATGTAAATGAAACTGTCAGCAATATTGAAAAAGGAAATCCATTTGGTATTTATGAAGGCGGTAATCCATTTTCCATGTGGCTTTATATCATGGTTAATAATATTCGTGTAATGCTGCTGGGTTATACTTCAGGTTTATTCTGTGGCGTGCCAACCACTATTATTCTTGCAAACAATGCAGGAATGGTAGGTGTGTTTGACCAGATGTTTGCGGCACAAGGATTAGGCATTAATTTCTGGATCGTTGTTTTCGTTCATGGAACATTGGAAATAACAGCATTGATAATCGGCGCTGCGGCAGGGATCATTCTGGGCAAGAGTTTTTTATTTCCCGGTACTATCCGCCGTTGGGATGCATTTAAGAATGGTGCTAAAGACAGTATAAAAATAATTGTTGGCTTGCTGCCGGTGCTGGCACTTGCTGCTTTTTTTGAAAGTTTTATCACAAGGCTTTATAATGATATATCTGTTTTTACTACACTGGTATTCGGATTATCAGTGCTGTTTGTTATCTGGTATTTCATTCTCTATCCTATCAGGGTACAAAAAAAATTATCGGTGAAATTAAACGAGGAGGAGGTATAG